The following proteins are encoded in a genomic region of Leishmania mexicana MHOM/GT/2001/U1103 complete genome, chromosome 25:
- a CDS encoding putative protein kinase: MEAVVKLNRKLGMGGRGVVYEGFDHARGHFVAIKELVYMEPSIAGEDDAELAAILSELAYMREAQHTNLVEYYGARRCAIGIQIIMEYVSGGSLDYVLTRCGPLRENVARAYTRDVLEALHYLHKTMHVCHRDVKPANILITPDGRCKLADFGVAKQVEVTTPTRPAHAERGGQGMGKEEEGNSPRHRNGGRQGYLQTAVGTPWYMAPEVINGGVEDDDDEDVELDNAYAATFGGDANSGSFSEDWTSSGLAHTSPHASASPPPLYSSSNYYNPLKSIVKKGRLGARSVGYTTSADIWSVGVTVYEMVTGTKPFGADLTNPSAVLFRIANCAASPPQLPADVHVSAELHSFLDLCFVYDKDLRATAAELLGHPWLQPVPKGGSSGGGSTSAAEKPPRPLFIGKSHSRSDMRVDEGEQVQRHQQPVTRRTVFDGVPLLDSIDLPAYPATAAVSSPASSAVVERGGSGEGAHPVPDTSPGRARHSAHHLSCSGTHCSGSSVTRPSPSTISPPPSSISIAEQAEASSRYAAVRQRIGHTRATNSAHTATYAAPPTVQSSGGSLFSTNGEFVDFISHP; encoded by the coding sequence ATGGAGGCCGTGGTGAAGCTCAATCGAAAGCTGGGGATGGGCGGCCGCGGCGTTGTTTACGAGGGCTTCGATCACGCCCGAGGGCACTTCGTCGCCATCAAGGAACTGGTCTACATGGAGCCCAGCATTGCTGGCGAAGACGACGCGGAGCTGGCAGCCATTTTGAGTGAACTCGCATATATGCGCGAGGCACAGCACACGAACCTCGTCGAGTATTACggcgcccgccgctgcgccatcggCATTCAGATTATAATGGAATACGTAAGTGGCGGCTCGCTAGACTACGTGTTGACGCGCTGCGGCCCTTTGCGCGAGAACGTCGCCCGTGCCTATACCCGAGATGTACTCGAGGCACTGCACTACCTGCACAAGACAATGCACGTGTGCCACCGTGACGTGAAGCCGGCAAACATCCTCATCACGCCGGACGGGCGGTGCAAGCTGGCCGACTTCGGGGTCGCAAAGCAGGTCGAGGTGACGACACCGACGCGCCCAGCGCATGCAGAACGCGGCGGACAAGGCATGGgaaaggaggaagagggcaaCTCCCCGCGCCACCGCAACGGCGGGCGTCAAGGCTACCTGCAGACAGCGGTGGGAACGCCATGGTACATGGCGCCAGAGGTGAtcaacggcggcgtcgaggacgacgacgacgaagacgtgGAACTTGACAACGCGTACGCAGCCACcttcggcggcgacgcaaACAGCGGCAGCTTCAGCGAGGACTGGACGAGCAGTGGCCTGGCGCACACATCACCTCACGCATCcgcctcgccaccgccgctgtaTTCGTCATCGAACTACTACAATCCACTCAAGAGCATTGTCAAGAAGGGCCGCCTTGGTGCGCGCTCGGTTGGCTATACCACCAGCGCCGACATCTGGAGTGTTGGCGTCACCGTGTACGAGATGGTCACCGGCACGAAACCTTTCGGCGCCGACCTGACCAACCCGTCTGCGGTGCTCTTCCGAATCGCGAACTGCGCCGCAtctccgccgcagctgccggcggaCGTGCACGTctcggcggagctgcacaGCTTCTTGGACTTGTGCTTCGTGTACGACAAAGACCTccgcgcgacggcggcggaacTCTTGGGTCACCCATGGCTGCAGCCTGTTCCTAaggggggcagcagcggcggtggcagcaccaGTGCAGCTGAGAAGCCACCTCGCCCGCTCTTCATCGGAAAAAGTCACTCTCGATCTGACATGCGCGTGGACGAGGGCGAACAAGTACAGCGCCATCAACAGCCAGTGACCCGACGCACCGTCTTCGACggcgtccccctcctcgactCCATCGACCTTCCAGCCTACcccgcaacggcagcggtcTCGTCTCCGGCTTCCTCTGCGGTAGTGGaacgtggcggcagcggagagggagccCATCCTGTCCCTGACACTTCACCAGGGCGTGCGCGGCACAGCGCGCACCATCTGTCGTGCAGCGGAACCCattgcagcggcagcagcgttaCTCGCCCCTCGCCCTCAACCatttcgccgccgccatcatccATTTCTATCGCGGAGCAGGCAGAGGCGTCTTCGCGGTACGCGGCTGTGCGACAGCGCATTGGACATACCCGTGCAACCAACTccgcgcacaccgccacctACGCGGCACCACCGACGGTGCAGTCAAGCGGCGgttctctcttctccacaAACGGCGAGTTCGTCGATTTTATATCGCACCCTTGA